Within Natronobacterium texcoconense, the genomic segment TCGTCGTCGCCTGTCCGATGTGCATGACGATGTACGAGGACGGCCGCAAGACAGGCGGCTACGAGGACGAAATCGAAATCGTCGACGTCGCCGAACTGATCGTCGAGGCCATCGGCAAGGAAGAAGAAGCCGACCTCGAGGTCGCGGCGGACTAAATCCGACTGTCTCTACGACGAGACGTTTTCATTCGGCCGAAGTGTAGATAGGATAAGGTGTTTATCGTTTGGGATCATTTTGTTATGTATGAACCGACGGCAATTTCTTGCGAGTGCAACCATTGTCTGTCTCAGTGGCTGTCAAAGCATATTGGCCAGTGGCGAAATCTCACCCAGCCGTGAACCGGAAACGGTACCCTCCCCACTCAATTGTGATGACAACGAATTTGATAGACTCTCAAACCGAGGGCCAGGAGAGGTAGGTGATGCTGGACCCTTTTCACTACGCATAAATGATACCTCTTTTAGATACGGTGACACTGCAAAGATAACTCTCAGAAATACATCTCTCACTTCAGAATACACCGCGACTCGAGATCATTACAATATTCTTGTTTACACAGACGCCGGATGGGAGGAAGTGCGTGGTATAACCGAAGGGTATATGGACTATACGGATGTCGAACGTAGTCATAGACCTGGTAACGTATACGAATGGACGCTCGAATTAACTGATAACGGACTTGTTGATGATAATGCCGAACTCGAAGTTTGTCCCGCCCTTCAACCTGGACGATATCGATTTGTATATTTTGGCGTAACTGATTCGATCGCTGTCGAATTTGATCTCCACCGCGACGAGGATTCAGGATAACATGGTTTCATTATCTGGATTGCTATCGTCCAGCGAAGTCAGTACCGTTAATCTGACCAATGACGACGCGCTCGTACCATACTAGTTCTGGGTTCGAGCCAGTCGGCAACTGGCAGCGATAGACGGGTTCGATTCTCTATGTCGCGCAATTTGCGTGCGATTTCGACCAGCGATAGTTCGTATTCGTCGACCTAATCAGCAGCCAACTGGCAGACGCGGTCGGCACGACGACCAGGGTCGACGACGCAGCGAACCACGCTGCACTCGGGGAGTGCCTTGCTTACGATCCGACCGCCTTCGGGAGGTCAACCGTGCATCGCCGTCGTTGGCCGACTTCCGATAAAAGAACAGTCCTTCTTCAATTACGACGAAACGGTTCTCGGATCGATTCGATCGACGACTCCATCGAAGTCGTCGTCGAAACTGAGGACTGCGTCTATCCCCTCGTTCTCGACGAGTGTGATGAGACTCGCATCCGTAAAACTCAGTTCGTGATCGTCGTACCGTTCGAACGTCTCGATCATTTTTTCGAATCGGTCACTGGTGATGAATAGTAGTTCGATTCCGTCCGGAAACGAACCACGACCTGCGATACGGTCCCCGATGAGACGGGCTTCGCGATGGCTCTCGGTTCGCATCCGTGCGAGCGTTACGGCTTCGTCGTACACGTAATCAGTCGTGTACAGTGCTCCGAATTCGCCGTCGAACGCGGCAGTTAGCGCTCGAGTCGCTGCACCGTGATGTTCGTCACGTTCGTTCTGTGCCGCAACAAAGACACCCGTATCGATGAGGACGCTCATTTCCCGTACAGCACGTCGTCGATTTCGCCCTCGCTCGTTTCGACTCCCCAGTCGGAACTCCCTGACAACCAGCGCTCGATCTCGTTCTCCGACAACGGTTCGAACTCGTCGCGGAACGAGTCGATCAATTCGTCTTTCGACCCGTAGCTGTCCGTTACGATCCGCTCGAGGAGTTCCTGTTGAGTCACGTTTTTCCCAGTCTCGAGTCTGATCTCGGCCTGTAACTCCTCGAGTTGGGATTTCGTTGCGTCCGTCACCTTGACCGAGGTGCTCATATCGCTAGTAGAGTGTTCTACTCGGAAAATAGTTCCGCTAGTTCTGGTATCTCGCATCGTCGAGCCTGGTTCAACTCAGCTCAAATCATTGTTTAAGTACCCGGACACTCTTTTGATCTCGCGTCCCAGGTTCCGAGCATGGATCTCGCCGGCCGACTCGTGCAGCGTCTCCGCGACGAACCCGACGACCCGACCGTCGTCGGATTAGAGGGCGAGGATGCAGACCAGTTGTTCGACGCGCTCGGCTCCGAGACCTCTCGCGCCGTTCTCCAGGCCTGCTACGAGGAGGGCCGAACTCGATCGGAACTGGCCGAGGAACTCGAGACGAGCGTCCAGAACGTCGGCTACCACGTCGACAAACTCGAGTCCGCGGACCTGCTCGAGGCGGTCGAGACCCGATACGGCGAGAACGGCCGGGAGGTGACTGTCTACGAGCCGTCGAAGCGTGCGGTCGTGGTCGCGGCGGGAGAACCCGGTCTGGTGGATCGGCTGGCGGAGGCTGTCGATCGGCTGTTTGCGCCGATCGTGCTCGCAGGGCTGTTCGCGATGGTCGTCGCCGTCGTCGATCGCGGTCCCGAACGGATCGGGATGCTCGGCGACGACGCCGCGCGGACCGAAGTGATGGCGGCGACCTCTGGAACGGCAGCCGCGGTCGCGACTTTCCTCGTCGGCGTGCTCGTCGTCTTGGCAGCCGATCGCGTCGGCGTCTTCGACCGGCTCGCCGACGACCGCCGTACCGGGCGGGTACGGCTGCTCCTCGGTCGCAGTAGTGAATCGACGCGCCGGTACGCCGTCTCGATCCTCGTCGGTGGTCTCGTGACCTTCCTCGCGCTCGACCTCGTGGCCGCCGGGACGGGTCACAGACTGTCGCTCGCGGCCTGGCTGCTCGTGCAACTGGTGATCCCGCTCGGCGTCGTCGCTGCTGGCGTGATTGCCTACGCGAACGATGGGCTGGCCGTGAGCTGGGCGGCCGCGAGCGCTCCGTTCGTCGGCATCTGGGGCTACCTCGTCGCGGGCGAGTTCACCCGCGGCGGGATCGATCCGATCCTGTTCGCCCTTGGCCCTGTCGCCGTCGCCATCGTCGCCGCGCCGCTCGGCTCGATCGCGTATCTCGTCGGGCGCACCGTTGCTTCGTGGCGAGGGATTGGAGAACCGCTCTCGAGGCGAACTATCGCACTGCTCGTGGCACATCCGCTGTTTGTGGTCGTGATCGTCGCGGGCTGGCTTCGGCTGGTGGGGTGAATATGTCCAAACGGTCTCCCTCCGACGTCGATTTCGATGCCCTCCTTCGAGCCGGATTCACGGGTGCCGTGGGACTTCCGCTCGTCGTCGCCGCCGTCTTCGTTGCTCTTCCCGAACCGTCGGCGATTCCGTGGTGGCGATCGTTCGACGCCGGACTGTGGGCCAGATTTGTCGGCCTCTTCGGGCTCGTCGGTGTGATTCTTGGTGTCGCGTGGACACTCGAGTGCCGGATCGCCTTCGCTCTCGGGCTCGTCGCTCTAGTCGGTGCTGTAGCGTGGCCGCCCCTCGGGTTCGGCGAGTTGCCAAACGTTGTCTCGACGCTCGTCGGCACCGCCGTCGTCGGACTCCCGACACTCGTACTCGCGGTTCCGCTCGAGTACGCCGCCCGACGGAGCGACCGCCGGCTTCGGCCGACTCGAGTCGAGGCGGTCGCGCTCGTAGTCGGCCTCGTTCACCTGCTGGTGGTCAACTGGCTGACGGCCACGCTCGAGAACCGCCTCTTCCTGCCCCGGCCGAGCGAACTCGCTCACGCCGATCCAGCGGGACTTGTAG encodes:
- a CDS encoding ArsR/SmtB family transcription factor; translated protein: MDLAGRLVQRLRDEPDDPTVVGLEGEDADQLFDALGSETSRAVLQACYEEGRTRSELAEELETSVQNVGYHVDKLESADLLEAVETRYGENGREVTVYEPSKRAVVVAAGEPGLVDRLAEAVDRLFAPIVLAGLFAMVVAVVDRGPERIGMLGDDAARTEVMAATSGTAAAVATFLVGVLVVLAADRVGVFDRLADDRRTGRVRLLLGRSSESTRRYAVSILVGGLVTFLALDLVAAGTGHRLSLAAWLLVQLVIPLGVVAAGVIAYANDGLAVSWAAASAPFVGIWGYLVAGEFTRGGIDPILFALGPVAVAIVAAPLGSIAYLVGRTVASWRGIGEPLSRRTIALLVAHPLFVVVIVAGWLRLVG
- a CDS encoding type II toxin-antitoxin system VapC family toxin; this encodes MSVLIDTGVFVAAQNERDEHHGAATRALTAAFDGEFGALYTTDYVYDEAVTLARMRTESHREARLIGDRIAGRGSFPDGIELLFITSDRFEKMIETFERYDDHELSFTDASLITLVENEGIDAVLSFDDDFDGVVDRIDPRTVSS